In Mercurialis annua linkage group LG5, ddMerAnnu1.2, whole genome shotgun sequence, a single genomic region encodes these proteins:
- the LOC126683337 gene encoding ABC transporter G family member 39-like — protein MAEAITRSGSGRSSFASSSRRSWTAAPEVFGRSGRREDEEEELRWAAIERLPTYERLRKGMLRQVVDNGSVIQIREFDVRKLGMQDKQQLMESILRDAEHDNERFLLRLRERINRVGIEIPKIEVRYEHLSVEGDVRVGSRALPTLLNVILNSIESVLGWIGLAPSKKRKIKILQDISGIVKPSRMTLLLGPPGAGKTTLLLALADKLDKDLRKSGRITYCGHELHEFIPQRTCAYISQHDVHHGEMTVRETFDFAGRNLGVGTRYDMLVELSRRENAAGIKPDPDLDAYMKATAMSGQKTSLVTDYVLKLLGLDICADTLVGDQMRRGISGGQKKRVTTGEMLVGPAKVLLMDEISTGLDSSTTFQICRFMRQMVHIMDVTMTISLLQPAPETFELFDDVILLSDGQIVYQGPRGNILEFFEYMGFKCPERKGVADFLQEVTSQKDQEQYWHKKDQPYTFISVPNFVEGFSSFHIGQQLESDLSVAYNKERAHPAAVVMDKYGISNWELFKASFSREWLLMKRNSFIYIFKTVQITIMSIITFTMFLRTEMKVGTVADGQKFFGALFFSLLNVMFNGIAELALTIFRLPVFYKQRDYLFYPAWAFALPIWALRIPLSLLESGIWICLTYYTIGFAPSATRFFRQFLAFFGVHQMALSLFRFIAALGRTEIVANTLGSFTLLLVFLLGGFVVARDDIAPWMVWGYYVSPMMYGQNAIVMNEFLDERWSAPNPDPRIDAPTVGKVLLKARGFFTDDYSFWICVGALFGFSILFNILFIAALTYLNPFGDSKAVIADKSKKDDLHSRKHGEEGTNMAIRNSSDGSAASSNITKRGMVLPFQPLSLAFNHINYYVDMPAGMRKEGVQEKHLQLLQDVSGSFRPGILTALVGVSGAGKTTLMDVLAGRKTTGYIEGTLSISGYPKNQSTFARISGYCEQNDIHSPHVTVYESLLYSAWLRLSIDVDTETRKMFVEEVMELVELNFIREALVGLPGVNGLSTEQRKRLTIAVELVANPSIIFMDEPTSGLDARAAAIVMRTVRNTVDTGRTVVCTIHQPSIDIFESFDELLLMKRGGQLIYAGPLGRHSHKLIEYFEAIPGVPKIKEGYNPATWMLDISTTSFEAQQNVDFAEIFANSTLYQRNQELIKELSAPPSDSKDLYFPTKYSQTLLVQCKACFWKQHWSYWRNPQYNAVRFLSTVVIGLIFGIIFYDKGQKISKQQDLMNLLGAMYTAIFFLGAANTSSVQPVVAIERTVFYREKAAGMYSALPYAFAQAAIEVIYVAIQTLIYCLILFSMIGFEWKVGNFLWFFYFFATSFLYFTMYGMMAVALTPNHQIAAIVVSFFIGLWSLFSGFIIPRMLMPIWWRWYYWACPLAWTLYGLIVSQLGNLETLVEVPGAANVSVKEFLKQNFGFEHDFLGVVAVVHIGWILIFFFVFAYGIKFLNFQKR, from the exons ATGGCGGAGGCGATAACGAGATCAGGAAGCGGGAGGAGTAGTTTTGCGTCGTCCAGTAGGCGGAGCTGGACAGCGGCACCTGAAGTGTTTGGCCGGAGTGGAAGGAGGGAAGATGAGGAGGAGGAGCTCCGGTGGGCGGCGATAGAGCGGTTACCGACGTATGAGAGATTAAGAAAAGGAATGCTGAGACAAGTAGTTGATAATGGAAGTGTTATTCAGATCAGAGAATTTGATGTTAGGAAACTTGGAATGCAAGATAAGCAACAGTTAATGGAAAGTATTCTGAGAGATGCTGAACATGACAACGAAAGGTTTCTTTTGAGACTTAGAGAAAGAATTAACAG GGTGGGAATTGAGATTCCGAAGATTGAAGTTAGGTATGAGCATTTATCAGTGGAAGGAGATGTTCGTGTGGGGAGCAGAGCTCTTCCTACTTTGCTTAATGTTATTTTAAACTCAATAGAG AGTGTTCTTGGGTGGATCGGGCTGGCTCCAtctaagaaaagaaaaatcaaaattcttCAAGATATCAGTGGAATTGTCAAACCGTCGAG AATGACCCTGCTGCTTGGTCCTCCGGGTGCAGGGAAAACAACATTGTTGTTGGCACTTGCTGATAAACTTGATAAGGATCTAAGG AAATCGGGAAGAATCACGTATTGTGGTCATGAACTGCATGAGTTTATTCCTCAGAGAACTTGTGCTTATATTAGTCAGCATGATGTTCACCATGGGGAGATGACAGTAAGAGAGACGTTTGATTTCGCTGGCCGCAATTTAGGTGTGGGGACAAGATATGATATGCTGGTAGAACTTTCAAGACGTGAGAATGCTGCAGGAATTAAGCCAGACCCTGACCTTGATGCCTACATGAAAGCCACAGCAATGTCAGGCCAAAAAACTAGTTTAGTTACTGATTATGTTCTCAAG TTACTTGGGTTGGATATTTGTGCGGATACTCTGGTTGGGGATCAGATGAGAAGAGGCATTTCTGGAGGACAAAAGAAGCGTGTGACCACCG GTGAGATGCTAGTGGGACCAGCTAAAGTACTTCTGATGGATGAAATATCAACGGGGCTGGACAGTTCCACTACTTTTCAGATTTGTAGATTCATGAGGCAGATGGTTCATATTATGGATGTAACCATGACCATATCTCTCTTGCAGCCAGCACCAGAGACATTTGAACTTTTTGATGATGTTATTTTACTTTCAGATGGCCAGATTGTCTATCAAGGTCCTCGTGGAAATATCCTAGAATTCTTCGAATATATGGGTTTTAAATGCCCCGAAAGGAAAGGAGTTGCTGATTTTCTGCAAGAAGTAACTTCCCAGAAGGACCAAGAACAATATTGGCACAAGAAGGATCAACCTTACACATTTATATCAGTTCCAAATTTTGTGGAAGGTTTTAGTTCTTTCCACATTGGCCAACAACTTGAATCAGATCTTAGTGTTGCATACAATAAAGAAAGAGCTCACCCTGCTGCAGTAGTGATGGATAAGTATGGGATTTCAAATTGGGAACTGTTCAAGGCGTCTTTCTCACGGGAATGGCTGTTGATGAAGCGAAATTCCTTTATCTATATATTCAAGACGGTTCAGATAACAATAATGTCAATAATCACTTTCACTATGTTCCTGAGGACAGAAATGAAAGTGGGGACGGTTGCAGATGGACAGAAATTCTTTGGAGCCCTATTTTTCAGTCTACTTAATGTGATGTTTAATGGAATCGCGGAACTTGCTCTGACCATTTTCAGGCTACCTGTCTTCTACAAACAAAGGGACTACTTATTTTACCCAGCATGGGCGTTTGCTTTACCAATATGGGCTCTTAGGATCCCATTGTCACTCTTGGAATCAGGAATATGGATTTGTCTAACATATTATACAATTGGTTTTGCTCCATCTGCCACCAG GTTTTTTAGACAGTTCCTAGCATTTTTTGGTGTACATCAGATGGCTCTGTCCCTTTTTCGGTTCATTGCTGCTCTTGGAAGAACAGAAATTGTTGCAAATACACTTGGTAGCTTCACCTTGCTTCTGGTTTTTTTGCTTGGAGGATTTGTAGTTGCTCGAG ACGATATTGCACCTTGGATGGTATGGGGCTACTATGTTTCTCCTATGATGTATGGGCAGAATGCTATTGTCATGAATGAATTCTTAGATGAAAGATGGAGTGCA CCTAATCCAGACCCCAGGATTGATGCACCTACAGTTGGCAAAGTCCTTCTGAAAGCTAGAGGCTTCTTTACTGATGACTACTCGTTTTGGATTTGCGTTGGAGCACTATTTGGGTTTTCTATTCTattcaacattttatttatCGCAGCATTAACCTACTTGAATC CATTTGGAGATTCAAAAGCTGTCATTGCCGATAAAAGTAAGAAGGATGATTTGCACTCACGAAAACATGGAGAAGAAG GTACTAATATGGCAATTAGAAATTCTTCAGATGGCTCTGCTGCTTCAAGTAATATAACCAAAAGAGGAATGGTTTTGCCCTTTCAACCCCTTTCACTCGCGTTCAACCATATCAACTATTACGTAGATATGCCTGCT GGAATGAGAAAGGAAGGTGTGCAAGAAAAGCACCTTCAACTGTTGCAAGATGTTAGTGGCTCTTTCAGACCAGGGATATTAACAGCACTGGTGGGTGTAAGTGGTGCTGGGAAGACTACATTAATGGATGTTTTAGCTGGAAGAAAGACCACTGGTTATATTGAAGGAACTTTGAGCATCTCTGGGTACCCAAAGAACCAATCAACATTTGCTCGTATAAGCGGTTATTGTGAACAGAATGATATCCATTCGCCACATGTTACTGTCTATGAGTCTCTCCTGTATTCTGCCTGGCTCCGCCTATCTATAGATGTAGATACGGAAACAAGAAAG ATGTTTGTTGAAGAAGTTATGGAGTTGGTTGAGCTAAATTTTATAAGAGAGGCCCTAGTTGGACTTCCAGGAGTAAATGGTCTATCAACAGAACAAAGGAAGAGGCTGACCATAGCCGTAGAATTGGTTGCTAATCCTTCAATAATCTTCATGGACGAACCAACTTCGGGCCTCGATGCCAGAGCCGCTGCAATTGTTATGCGTACTGTTAGAAACACTGTGGATACAGGTAGAACAGTTGTATGCACAATTCACCAGCCAAGCATAGACATTTTTGAGTCTTTTGACGag TTATTGTTGATGAAAAGAGGTGGTCAACTCATTTATGCCGGACCCCTTGGTCGCCATTCTCACAAGCTTATAGAATATTTTGAA GCCATTCCTGGAGTTCCCAAGATCAAGGAAGGCTACAACCCTGCCACATGGATGCTTGATATAAGTACTACTTCTTTTGAAGCACAACAGAATGTAGATTTTGCAGAAATTTTTGCCAATTCCACTCTTTACCA GAGGAATCAAGAACTTATCAAAGAGCTTAGTGCTCCACCATCAGACTCTAAGGATCTCTACTTCCCAACCAAGTACTCACAAACATTACTTGTGCAATGCAAGGCCTGTTTTTGGAAACAGCATTGGTCTTATTGGAGAAACCCTCAATATAATGCTGTCCGATTCCTCTCGACAGTAGTCATTGGACTTATATTTGGTATCATATTTTACGACAAAGGGCAGAAAAT ATCTAAACAGCAAGATCTTATGAATCTCTTGGGAGCCATGTATACTGCGATATTTTTCCTTGGTGCAGCCAATACTTCTTCTGTTCAGCCTGTTGTTGCTATTGAAAGAACAGTTTTCTACCGTGAAAAGGCAGCTGGAATGTATTCAGCACTGCCTTATGCATTTGCTCAG GCGGCTATAGAGGTCATATATGTGGCAATTCAAACTTTAATTTACTGTCTTATCCTTTTCTCGATGATTGGGTTTGAGTGGAAAGTGGGAAACTTCTTGTGGTTCTTCTACTTCTTCGCCACCAGCTTTCTCTACTTCACAATGTATGGGATGATGGCTGTTGCTTTGACTCCAAATCACCAAATTGCTGCCATTGTCGTGTCCTTCTTCATAGGCTTATGGAGCCTTTTCTCCGGTTTTATCATTCCTAGGATG TTAATGCCTATATGGTGGAGATGGTATTATTGGGCATGTCCTCTAGCTTGGACACTCTATGGGTTAATAGTATCTCAACTGGGTAATTTGGAAACTCTTGTTGAAGTACCTGGAGCTGCTAATGTATCCGTGAAGGAATTTCTCAAACAAAACTTCGGGTTTGAGCACGATTTTCTTGGAGTTGTTGCTGTGGTGCATATCGGTTGGATTCTCATATTCTTCTTTGTGTTTGCATATGGTATCAAGTTTCTTAACTTCCAGAAACGATAA
- the LOC126683338 gene encoding thioredoxin H4-1-like, producing MGHCWSKGCICCHKINNGDGDMSNSQSEHVKCICKCDSVHQVNTIQKWEEKLHEATKQDKIIIVNFCSSWCSPSKSIAPIYCDLADRYSSVIFLSIDTNELRELSSSWEVKSTPTFFFLKDGRQLDKLVGADKLELEKKTAYVISIANGSDQTR from the exons ATGGGACATTGTTGGAGCAAG GGTTGTATATGTTgtcataaaattaataatggtGATGGCGACATGAGCAATAGCCAATCTGAACATGTAAAATGTATATGTAAATGTGATAGTGTTCATCAAGTAAATACCATTCAGAAATGGGAGGAAAAGTTACATGAAGCAACTAAACAAGACAAGATT ATCATAGTAAATTTCTGTTCATCATGGTGTTCTCCAAGTAAATCGATAGCACCAATCTACTGCGATCTTGCGGACAGATATTCTTCTGTCATATTCTTAAGTATAGACACTAATGAGCTTAGA GAGCTTAGTTCGTCATGGGAGGTTAAATCTACCCCCACATTTTTCTTTCTGAAAGATGGGAGACAATTAGACAAGCTTGTCGGAGCCGACAAGCTAGAGCTGGAGAAGAAGACTGCTTATGTTATCAGTATTGCAAATGGCTCTGATCAAACAAGATAA
- the LOC126680641 gene encoding uncharacterized protein LOC126680641: protein MLKLRCNSGTRIRTLQDPWIPGKGNYLLSARGNVTADEIPQLVCDLMNEDTCKWNSALVSRLFDEEDYAAILNIPIPYSHVADRLVWDFTKDGQYTVKSGYYKELLIKDAGVDSHSYFPSLRKSEWKVLWQLKIPSKIRIFIWKLLHKGIPIAEGLNFRIKSNLNCPHCHEKEDIHHMLFNCDFARRTWFLSDLHLISGQIPNQTFDVIWSNFLSNLHSAAEREWFLSVFAFNAWSIWKARNSAVFKDSSWTIEDTTSYARQSKKDYDEANAAQLSKVTATEKKFRKCKTRHLSRSPLLSDAITIQYDGGISKETQSGSVAGIAFNNSGQSLGSFARSFRGMWDPGIVEFLALREASSWAKFNGWNNVIFEGDAIQVSKSVNSGACQITDAWGLCQDIWLLSNSFNHTEFRWIKRGLNKEAHKLVQLEKAQFRRYSSINGVS from the coding sequence GTGGCAACGTTACAGCAGATGAAATTCCGCAGCTGGTTTGTGACTTAATGAATGAGGACACTTGTAAGTGGAACTCCGCTCTGGTGTCTCGTCTTTTTGATGAAGAAGATTATGCAGCCATTCTAAATATTCCTATCCCCTACAGTCATGTAGCCGACAGACTAGTTTGGGACTTCACCAAAGACGGGCAGTATACAGTGAAGTCCGGCTACTATAAGGAGCTGCTCATAAAAGATGCTGGTGTTGATAGCCACAGCTACTTCCCTTCGCTTCGCAAGAGTGAGTGGAAAGTGCTTTGGCAGCTAAAGATTCCCAGCAAAATTAGAATTTTCATTTGGAAGCTTCTCCATAAAGGAATTCCAATTGCAGAGGGCCTTAATTTTCGGATTAAAAGCAATTTAAACTGTCCACACTGCCACGAGAAGGAGGATATTCACCACATGCTGTTCAACTGTGACTTTGCCCGTCGCACCTGGTTCCTTTCCGATCTGCATCTAATCTCGGGGCAAATTCCAAACCAGACTTTTGATGTCATCTGGTCCAACTTCTTATCAAACCTTCATTCAGCAGCGGAGAGAGAGTGGTTCCTCTCAGTGTTTGCATTTAACGCTTGGTCCATTTGGAAAGCCAGAAATTCGGCGGTTTTTAAAGACAGTTCATGGACCATAGAAGATACAACTTCCTATGCGAGACAGTCAAAGAAGGATTATGATGAAGCTAATGCCGCCCAACTCTCCAAAGTCACAGCCACAGAAAAGAAGTTTCGCAAGTGTAAAACACGACATCTATCTAGATCCCCTCTTCTTAGCGACGCAATCACTATCCAATATGATGGAGGAATTAGCAAGGAAACTCAATCGGGCTCAGTGGCAGGGATTGCCTTCAATAATTCTGGTCAATCCTTAGGTAGCTTTGCTCGTAGCTTCAGAGGGATGTGGGACCCTGGGATTGTGGAATTCTTGGCGCTTCGAGAAGCAAGCAGTTGGGCGAAATTCAACGGTTGGAATAACGTGATCTTCGAGGGGGATGCCATTCAGGTCTCCAAATCGGTTAACTCAGGTGCGTGCCAAATAACCGACGCATGGGGACTCTGTCAAGATATATGGCTACTTTCTAACTCCTTCAATCACACAGAATTTAGATGGATCAAAAGGGGACTGAACAAGGAAGCTCACAAATTAGTCCAATTAGAGAAAGCTCAGTTCCGTCGGTATTCTTCTATAAATGGGGTATCTTAA